CTGTGAACGATGGCTGCGGGAGGTGATGATCAATACCCCCTCGTTGCTGACCTGTCCTGAGGCGAGGCCGCGCAGGCGCTGCCGAATCCGTTCCGGCAGGGAAGAACGGGCGATATCGAAGCGGAGCTGGATGGCTGTCTGGCTGCGGTTGACGTGCTGGCCGCCGGGACCGCCGGCGGTGATGGCGCTGAAGGTGATTTCGTGCAACGGCAGGCGCAGGCCGGGTTTGATTTCGAGACAATCCATGGCAGCTGTCAATCCGTCACCAGTTCGATGGTGTCGGGCTGGTTCGGTACCAGGCACAGGAAACGAAACGGTTCATCACCGAGGGTGCGGTACCAGTGGGGAACTCCGGCGGGGATGAAGACCACATCACCGGCGTTGACCTGCAGTCGCTCGCCGCCGATGCTGACTTCGGCTGTACCGCTGAGGACATACTTCTCGTGTTCGACGCTGTTGGTGTGATTCGGCATTGAACCGCCTGCCTCGATGGTAAAGCAGCGCATGGCGAAGTTCGGGGTTTCATCCGGGGAGAGCAGCATCTGCATGCTGGTTTTCGTTCCTGCCGGAATCCCGGTTTTGGGTACATCCGCCAATTTCAGGACTTTCGCGTTCATGGCTTCTCCTTTACCGGCCAGAGACCTTTTTCCCGCAACTCGTCGAGCAGTTCCGGACCCTGTCCGAGGCTGTCGAAAATGATCGCCGAGGTCATGGTGGCGGCGGTGACGGCATCGACCTGCGGGTCGAAGACCGGCGGCGAGGTCAGCACGCTGCCGATCAGTCGCTTGCGCATTTTCTCCACTTCCTCGCGGTTCCAGTTGACGTTGCCCCAGCGGGTCAGCTGCAGCGGTTCGAAGCTGACCACCCGTGCGTTTTTGTCAAAGACATAGATGAAATGAACATCGTGGCAGATATCGCAGATCGACTGGCGGCTGGTGACCTCGGCGAACAGGGTATGGACCTGGTTGTCCCGGCGCATTCGGGCCATGTAGACCCGACGGCCGCTGCGCAGGTCGAGTTGGCGAAAGGCGACCAGGGTGCCGCCGAAGTCGATGAAGGCGGTGCGGACGCGGTATTCGAGGTCCTCCGGGGAGAGCAGCGGTTCGATGGCGGAGCGGACCTTCTTCGCCCTGGCGCCCTGATGTCGCAGGGTTTTGAGGTCGGTCCCCGCCAGGTCCTGGAACTCGTAGAAAAGATTTTCGTAATGGGTGTTCAGCCCGAGGTGAGTTCCGGCCACCACCCCCGGTTTACCCGGACGATCCTGGCGGACATAGATGGTGAACGGGGTGGCGGCACCGCCGATGGCCCGCCAGAAATTGAATTTCGGGTCGGGAATCACCGGGAAGGGGACGTTGAAGGCTCGGCGGAATCCTTCCACTTCACTCGGGATGTTGCCGACCGCCAAGCCGAGCATGTGGATGCGTCCCCGGGTTTTGGGGTCGGCCTCGATCATTTTGAACAGCTCGTTGTAGGAGGCGGTCTGCATCTGGCAGTGGGGACAGTGGGTGTTGAGCATTTCGATGACCAGCAGCTCGCCGGGAACCTGGCTCGGGGTGAAATGGTCTCCGTCCGGCAGGCCGAGGTAATCGCGATCGGCCTGCGCGGCGGGGACCGGCAGGCTGATTTCGGGAAAACTGTCGCCGAAGGAGATCGGGTCGCTGACAGCCCGAGCCGGCGACAATCCAGCGAGAAGAAAACAGACAACAAGCATGACACGTAGCATGGCGTATCCATCTGGGAATGAAGATGTCCCCAAGCATAGCAGTTTTTGGATAATTGTCTTTGACACGGGGAAGGTTCACTGGTGCAGGAATTTATCAGACCAGCAGCTGCAGCGGTTCTTCCTGCAGGGCGGCCAGCTGTTCGCGCAGTGAGACGATCTGCTCGCCCCAGAACCGCATACTGTTGAACCAGGGAAAGGCGCGCGGGAAGGCGGGGTCATCCCAGCGTCGTGCCAGCCAGGCGCTGTGGTAGAGCATGCGCAGGGTGCGCAGCGGCTCGATCAGGCGCAGTTCCCGCAGGTCGAAGTCGCAGAACTGGTGGTAGCCTTCAAGGATTTTGCCGAGCTGCTGTTGTTGTCGCGTCCGGTCGCCGGAGAGCAGCATCCAGAGATCCTGCACTGCCGGGGCGCTGCGGGCGTCATCGAAGTCGACGAAATGGGGCGCGCCGTCCCGCCACAGCATATTGCCGCTGTGGCAGTCGCCGTGGACCCTGATCCAGCGGCAGCTGCCGCCTTCCTCGAGGGCCTGTTCAAGTGCCTGCAGCAGTTGCCCGGTCAGGGCCTGCCAGCTTTCCCGGTATTCCGGCGGCACGAATCGTTCACTCAGCAGTTCGACACTTTCCCGGCCGTAGTGCGCGAGGTCGATGGCGGGGCGGTGGATGAAATCCCGGCCGGCACCGATGGCGTGGATGCGGCCCAGCAGGCGGCCGAGAATGAACAGGTTGTCGAGGTTGTCGAACTCGGGAGCGTGCCCGCCGCGGCGAGGAAAGAGGGCAAAGGAAAAAGGACCGAAGTGGAACAGGCTTTGTCCCGCCGGATCACGCCAGGGGGCGACCACCGGCAGTTCATGCTCGGCCAGTTCGAAGCAGAAGGCGTGTTCCTCGCCGATCTGGGCATCGCTCCAGCGCTGCGGGCGGTAGAACTTGACGATCAGCGGCGCGTCGTCTTCGAGGCCGACCTGGTAGACGCGGTTCTCGTAGCTGTTGAGCGCCATCACCCGGCAGTCACAGGTGAAGCCGAGGCTTTCCACCGCATCCATGACGAAATCGGGGGTGAGGGCGTCGAAGGGATGCCCGGTGGTCTTCGGCACGGTCATTTGCCTCCGGTTTCGTCAAGCAGGGCAAGGATCTTCGGTGTGCAGCGTTTGCCGCCGCAGGGTCCGGAACCGGCGCCGGTGGCGGCGCGCAGCTCTTCGAGCGTCCTCATGCCGGTGGCGATATGTTTCAGGAAAACCCGCTTCTTGACGTTTCTGCACAGGCAGACCGGCTTCAGCCCTTCGATGATGTCCTGCTGATCCATGACTCTGATTCCTTTGCGGCTTAAGCGGCCGCGCCCTTTTTAATCGCCGGGTTCAATTCCGTCAGCCGGGTCACGGTCACTGTCGGCTGGATCTCCCAGGGGTCGAAAACGGCCTGCGGGGTGCGTCGCACCCAGGCGCCGTTCATCCCGGCCGAGATCGCGCCGATAACATCGAACGGGTTGCTGGAAACCAGCCAGCTGGTGCCGCCGTGGGCGCCCGCCCGGCGGAGAAAGTGAGCGTAGACGGCCGGGTTGGGCTTGAAGCTGCCGATCTCGTCACAGCTGACAACATCCTCGAAACAGTCGCCGATGTCGGCGTGGGCGAGCAGCGACTGAAGATCATCGGCGCAGCCGTTGGAAAAGGCGAACAGTCTGAAACCCGCCGCCTTGAGGTCCGTCAGGGCCGGTTTCACTTCAGGGAAGGCCGGCAGCACCCGGTAACCGGCGAGCAGCAGTTCACGGTCGCTGCCATCGAGGACGACGCCGAGCCGGGTGCAGGCGTAGTCCAGGGCCTGGGCGGTACAGGTGGGGAAGTCGCGGTAGTTCTGCATCAGTCCGCGGCGGAAGGAATACTCCAGCTGTTTCTCCCGCCAAAGTTGCGACAGGGGCGCCGCCCGGTCACCGACCAGGCGTTTAAGGACGGTAATCACGCCGGCGGTATCGATCAGGGTTCCGTAGACATCGAAGGCCAGGGTCGCTGTCATCGTCGTTTCTCCTTCGGTTTCCCGGGGCAGGATTGCCGCTGGTTACTGCAGACTCTTCAGATCGCCCGTTCGGCAAGGTAGGCCTTGATGACGGCGGTGTCGGCGTCGACGATTTCACAACGCTGCTCCCGCTGTTCGATTCCTGCCAGACCGGCGGGCCGTTGCGGTTCCCGCCCGGTCGCCTCGCGGACCGCCTGGTCAAACTTGGCCGGATGGGCAGTGGCCAGGCAGACGGTTGGGTAGCGTCCGGAACCGAGTTTCCCGGCGGCGTGGACCCCGGTCGCGGTGTGGGGGTCGAGCAGGTAGTCGGTCCGGCGGAAAAAGTCGCCGATGGTCGCGATGGTCTGCTCGTTGTCGACCGTAAGGGCGGCGAACTCGTTCTGGACGCTGTGCAGCTGCTCCGCGCTGAATTCCAGCTTGCCGTCGCGGTTGAAGTCCTCCATGGCCTTTCTCAGAGCCCGGCTGTCGCCATCCAGCAGGTAATAGAGGTAACGCTCGAAGTTGCTCGCCTTCTGGATGTCCATCGACGGCGAGGGGGTGGGGCGGACCTCGCCAATCGAATAATCGCCGTGGTTGATGAAGCGGCTGAGGATATTGTTTTCGTTGCTGGCCAGGATCAGCTGGTCGATCGGCAGCCCCATCCGTTTGGCGATGTAGCCGGCGAAAATATCGCCGAAATTGCCGGTCGGCACCGAAAAATTGATTTTTTTGCAGCTGGTGTCCTTGTGGACCCGGCCCCAGGCGTAGAAGTAGTAGACCACCTGAGCCAGCACCCGCGCCCAGTTGATTGAATTCACCGCGCCGAGGCTGTGCCGCTGTTTGAAGGCGACGTCGCCGAAGATCTCCTTGACGATCGCCTGGCCGTCGTCGAAGGTGCCGCGGATCGCCAGGTTGAAGACGTTGGGATCGGTGACGGTGGTCATCTGCAGTTCCTGGATCGGTGAGACCTTGCCGTGCGGATGAAGGATGAAGATGTTGATGTTCTGCTTGCCGCGCACGCCGTAGATGGCCGCCGATCCGGTATCCCCCGACGTGGCGCCGATGATGTTCATCTTCTCGCCGTTCTGCCTGAGGAGATACTCGAACAGGTTGCCGAGAAACTGCAGGGCGACATCCTTGAAGGCCAGGGTCGGACCGTGAAAGAGTTCGAGGATGTAGACCCCGTCCCGGTGGACCACCGGGGTCACCTCGGGATGAGTGAAGGTGGCGTAGGAACGGTCGATCAGGTCTTTCAGATCGGCGGCCGGGATGTCGGTGGCGTAGCGGGAAATGATCTGAAAGGCCAGCTCCGGGTAGGCGAGCCGGGACCAGGCTTCGAGTTCGCCGCTGTTGACGCGGGGGATCTCGGCCGGCAGCAGCAGTCCGCCGTCATCGGCCAGGCCCATCATCACCGCCTGTTTGAAACTGAGGCCGTTGACCCGGCCGCGGGTGCTGAGATATTGCATCGGGATGTCTCCTCGGGTGTGATTGGAGGGTCATCATAGCAAAAAGGGCGGGAGAGCAAAAGCTCTCCCGCCCCGTCAGACGACTGAAAATGCCTGTCTTCCGTCCAGGTCAGTTGTTTCCCTGGGCGTCGACCACCGCCACCGCCGCCATATTGACGATGTCGGCGACATCGTCGCCGCGCTGCAGGACGTGGATCGGTTGTTTCATGCCCATCAGGATCGGACCGACCGCTTCGGCTTCTCCCAGTTTGTTGAGCAGCTTGTAGCTGATATTGCCCGACTGCAGGTCGGGGAAAATGAAGACGTTGGCATCCCCCTTGAGATCGGAGAAGGGGTATTCGGAGGCGATCAGTTCCGGGTCAAGGGCGACGTTGGCCTGAATTTCTCCATCGACGCTCAGGTGCGGAGCCCACTCCTTGACCAGCGAAGTCGCCTTCCTGACTTTGATCGCCAGCGGGTGCTGGGTCGAACCGAAGTTCGAGAAGGAGAGCATGGCGACCTTCGGCTCGATATCGAAGTGCCGAGCCTTTTCGGCGGTCAGGATGGCCGTTTCCGCCAGCTCCTCGGCGGTCGGCTCGATGGTCACGGTGGTGTCGGCGAAGAAGACCACCTGTTTCTTGGTGACGATCATGTAGGCGCCGTGCACCTTGGAGAGCCCTTCCTTCTTGCCGATGATCTCCAGGGCCGGCCGGATGGTATCCGGATAGTGGTGTTCGATGCCGGACAGCAGGGTGTCGGCGTCGCCCATGTGAATCATCATGGCGCCGAAGTAGTTGCGGTTTTTCTTGATCTGCCGTTTGCCTTCGGCCCGGGTGATGCCCTTGCGCTGGCGCATGGCGAACAGCTCGTCAATATATTTGCCGCGTTCGGCAAAGGTGTTGGGGTCGATAATCTCGACACCGTTCAGGTCAAGGTCCAGTTCCTCGATCCGGGCGCGGATTTCCGTTTCCTCGCCGAGCAGGATCGGTTTGGCGATCCCCTCGTCGAGGAGAATCTGGGCGGCGCGAAGAATCTTTTCGTTGTCTCCTTCGGGGAAGACCACCCGTTTCGGATCACACTTGGCCTTGTTGATCAGGTTGCGCATGATCTCCTTGGAGCGGCCCTGCAAAGCTTCAAGATGTTCGATGTACTTTGCCATGTCTTTGATCGGACGCCGGGCGACGCCGCTGTCCATGGCCGCCTGGGCGACCGCAGGCGCGACCCGCAGCAGGACCCTCGGATCGAAGGGCTTGGGAATCAGGTATTCACGCCCGAACTTGATCTCTTCACCGCTGTAGGCCTTGCGCACCGAGTCGGGAACATCTTCCTTGGCCAGTTCGGCCAGGGCCTTGACGGCGGCGGCTTTCATCTCCTCGTTGATGGCGCTGGCGTGAACGTCGAGGGCGCCGCGGAACAGGAAGGGGAAGCAGAGGACGTTGTTGACCTGGTTGGCGTAGTCACTGCGGCCGGTGCCGACGATGGCGTCCGGACGGACCGCCTTGGCTTCCGGCGGGGTGATTTCCGGGTCGGGGTTGGCCATGGCGAAGATGATCGGATCCTTGGCCATGGACTTGACCATCTCCTGGGTCAGCGCCCCCTTGGCCGAAACGCCGAAGAAGATATCGGCACCGACCAGGGCTTCGGCGAGAGTGCGGGCTTTGGTGTCGCTGGCGAGGCGCTGTTTGTACTCGTTCATCCCTTCGGTGCGTCCCTTGTAGATGACGCCCTTGGTGTCGCAGAGGATAAGGTTTTCCTGCTTGATGCCGAGGGTCATGGCGAGGTTGGCGCAGGCGATGCCGGCGGCACCGGCGCCGTTGACCACCATCTTGGCCGTATCAAAGGACTTGCCGACCAGTTCGAGGGCGTTTTTCATCCCCGCCGCGGCGATGATCGCGGTGCCGTGCTGATCATCGTGGAAGACCGGGATGTTCATGATCTTCTTCAGTTCTTCCTCGATGTAGAAGCATTCCGGCCCCTTGATGTCTTCCAGGTTGATGCCGCCGAAGGTCGGTTCCAGCAGTTTGACGGTGCGGATCAGTTCATCGCAGTCCTGAGTGTCGAGTTCGATGTCGAACACATCGACATCGGCGAAGCGTTTGAAGAGAACGCCCTTGCCTTCCATGACCGGTTTCCCGGCCAGGGCGCCGATGTTGCCGAGACCGAGGACCGCGGTGCCGTTGCTGACCACCGCGACCAGGTTGCCCTTGGCGGTGTACTGGTAGGCATCGTCCGGATTCTTCTCGATATCGAGGCAGGGCTCGGCGACTCCGGGGCTGTAGGCGAGGGACAGATCGCGACTGGTGGCGCAGGGTTTGGTGGTGATGACTTCGATTTTTCCTTTGCGTCCCTGACTGTGGTAGTCGAGGGCTTCCTGTCGTTTCGACATCTGATGTGCCTCCGTTGACGTGGTTTTACTCTCCCTAAAAAATACCCCATGAGACATGGGGTTCCAGATCGTGTGTGCTGGCTAAAAACAGTGTTTTAGAAAAAATACCTTGTCAATAAATTTAGTAAAATTAAAGGCGAACATAGTCCCGGTCCGAGAATGTGTCAAGCCTAAAGTGGTTGAAGCTCAGCAAGGCCGATGCCAAGGTGGTTTCTCCTAAGATATCCCCGGTTTTCGCGGCGTCAAGCGGGGTTCTGGTTTCCCCGTGGGGCGGAACGCGGGAGAGAAGTTGCCGTTCCTGGCGAAAATCAGCCGCTTTGCGGTTTGCCGGGGCAAGGGATTGCCGATGTCGACGGCGGTTTGACAGGACCGGTGGCAAGGGGTACAAACGACAGGAATTGAGAATCCGGGGTCTTCCGGTCCGTCGCCCGTGGGTGGGATGGGCCGGGGAAATAGAATGATTGATGACGATGATTGCAGGTGTTCTCTCTGATACCCATTTTTCCGATCTCGCGGAAGCCGACGCGGCGATCGGGGAACTGCTCGCCGGCTGTTTTGCGGATGTCGACCTGGTGTTGCATGCCGGTGATCTCGGTCCGCCGGAGGCCTTGTTCAGCTTTGCTCCCCTGCCGGTACTGGCCGTGCGCGGCAACACCGATGCCGGGCATGCCGATCTGCCGCCACAGCGGCTTCTGACCCTGGACGGTGTCCGTGTCGGCCTGGTTCATGGCTGGGGGGCGGCCGCCGGGCTGGATTCGCGGGTGATCCGGCATTTCGACGGGCAGGAACTGGACCTGCTGATTTTCGGACACAGCCATGTTCCGGTTTGCACCCGGCGCAACGGCTTGCTATTGTTCAACCCGGGCAGCCTCAGTCGGCCGCGATCATCCCGCGGACCGACCGTCGGTCGCCTGATATTGGACCGGGGAACCGTCAGCGGTGAGATTCTGACGCCCTGATCCCGGCATCATCAGTAAATTTTTTACCAATGCGGCAAGGAATGGCCATGAAACAACTCTGGGCACCCTGGCGGATGAGCTATATCAACGGCGACGACAAAGACGCGACAGCGGGCTGTATTTTCTGTGTGCGTGACTCTGCGGACGAGGATGGTGACCGGTTGATTCTTCATCGCGGGGAACATGCTTTCATCATCATGAACAAGTATCCCTATTCAAACGGCCACCTGCTGGTTGCTCCCTACCGGCACACCGCCGATCTCTCCGAATTGAGTGATGCCGAAGCGCTGGAAATGCATCGCCTGACGGTTTTGGCCCGCGACGCGCTGCGGTCGTGGGGCAACCCCGACGGCTTCAATATCGGCATGAACTGGGGCCGGGTGGCCGGGGCGGGCATCGAAGATCACCTGCATCTGCATATCGTGCCGCGCTGGAACGGCGACACCAATTTTATGCCGGTCTTTTCGGATGTCAGGGTGATTCCCCAGCATCTGCAGGAAACCTACACCCTGCTGGCGAAAGCGATGGCTTCTTTAACCTGATTGAAGCCTGAATCAGTGGGCCCCTTGTCGGAGGACAGCACAACGAGGGACTCACTGATTCAGGCGAACCTGAGGATGACGGAACAGACTATGTTTGAATTGTTCAACAAGGGCGGATTCCTGATGTGGGTACTGCTGGGCTGTTCGGTGCTGGCCCTGGCGATTTTCCTGATGAAACTTTTCTGGTACCGGCAGATTCGCGGCAGCGGACAGATCCTCTTCAGGGATGTCATCGACCTGGTGCAGAAAAAGAAAATCGATGAGGCGCTGGTGGTCTGCCAGCGGACGCCGTCACCCCTCTCGCGGGTGGTTCTTGCCGCTCTCCGCCAGTCAGGCCGCCCCCGCGAGCATATCAAGACCATCGCTTCGGAAGTCGCCAGCCGGGAAGGGGTGGCGCTCGAGTCCTACCTCGGTCTGCTGTCGACCATCGCCACGATCTCGCCGCTGCTCGGCCTGCTCGGAACCGTGCTCGGCATGATCCAGGCGTTCAATGTCATCGCCACCGCCGGGGTGAGCACCCCGGCGACCCTCGGCGGCGGCATTTCCCAGGCTCTGATCACCACTGCCGCCGGCATGGCGGTGGCGATTCCGGTTATCCTCGCCCACCGTTTTCTGACCGGTCAGATGAATCGCCTGGTGGTTGAAATGCAGGAATTCATCCTGCGGATTGTCGACCTGCTCGGTGGAGGCAGTGATGATGTTCAGCAGTAGGCGCGGCAGCGAAGAGCCCAAGGTTGACATGACGCCAATGGTTGACGTGGTCTTCCTGCTGCTGATCTTTTTCATGATTTCAACCACTTTCGTCGAAACTCCCGGCATCGATGTCAATCTTCCCAAATCCTCTCTCGAGGTGACCGAGAAGAAGCCGCAGGAGATCAAGGTGTTTATCGACGCCCGCGGGAAGATCGTGATTGATGAGAAGCAGGTCAGTCTCAAGGGGCTGAAAGAGCGGTTGAAGGCGATGGGCGCCAAGACCGCTGAAACCACCTTTGTCCTGATGGCCGACCGCGATGTCCGTCACGGGCGGGTGGTCGAGGTGATGGATGCCGCAAAAGAGGCCGGTTTCGTGCAGCTTGCCATCGCCACGGAAAAAACGTCGCGGTAAGGGAACTCCGCGAACGGACAAAGAATCACTTGACCCCGGTTTAAAATAAGTTAACATTGCCATATTATTGATTCTTTCGCGCCGCCCGGAACAGATCGCAGCGGAGGGCGCAGGAGGGTACGCGATGGCTCAGAGCAAAGGCCACGGATCTCTGGACCGGGCCGGGATATACGCGCTGCTCGGCTTTTGTCTGGGCGTCTCGGCCCCGGTCGGCTGGCTGCTGTTGCGGCTGGTTTTTTTCTGGCAGCCCGGCGTCGGAGTCGTTGCCCAGCTGGAGCAGGAGGTTTTCCGTTCCGGACAACAGCTTGCTCTCTATCTCTACATGGGGCTCGGGACCGCCCTGGTTCTCGCCTCTTTCGGTTTCCTCATCGGTCGCGCCTGGCAGCAGCTGCATGACCGGGCCGAACGCCTCGATCGTCTTCATCACGCCGTCGATGAGCAGAAGCAGGATTTCGAACGGCGCTTCCGCAATCTCAACAACGGCATCAAGAATTTTCACGCCATCAACACCTATATCCAGAAAACCGACGATCCCGGCGAGGTCCTGAAGCTTGCCGCCGACGGTCTGCACAATATTCTCGGCTACGACCGGGTCAATATCCTCATGGTCGATGATGACCGGAAGCGGCTGCGGCTGGTGGCCAGTCACGGTACCGAAGGAGATTTCAGCGACGCTGAATTTCCGCTCGATGAACGACTCGGCGTCATCTACAAGGCGGTTGTCGAACAGCGCCTGTTCCTGATCGATGACATGCGCAAGATGCCGGATGATTTTCACATCGCGGTCGATTTCAGCTCCCACCCGATTCTGCGTTCCCGGGTCTTTATCATCTGTCCGATCATTGTTCACGAAGAGGTCGTCGGCCTGTTCGGGGTCGACAACAAGCACAGTCGCGGCCAGCTTGATGAAACCGATGTCGACACCGTCAAGCTGTTTGCCGACCAGGTCGCCATGACCCTGACCAAGCTCAACCTGCTCGACGCGGTCGATTCCCTGACCCGCGAACTGGAACATACCTTCAGCGAAATGCTGCAGTATCGGTCCGAACACCAACGTCTCG
The genomic region above belongs to Geothermobacter hydrogeniphilus and contains:
- a CDS encoding NADP-dependent malic enzyme encodes the protein MSKRQEALDYHSQGRKGKIEVITTKPCATSRDLSLAYSPGVAEPCLDIEKNPDDAYQYTAKGNLVAVVSNGTAVLGLGNIGALAGKPVMEGKGVLFKRFADVDVFDIELDTQDCDELIRTVKLLEPTFGGINLEDIKGPECFYIEEELKKIMNIPVFHDDQHGTAIIAAAGMKNALELVGKSFDTAKMVVNGAGAAGIACANLAMTLGIKQENLILCDTKGVIYKGRTEGMNEYKQRLASDTKARTLAEALVGADIFFGVSAKGALTQEMVKSMAKDPIIFAMANPDPEITPPEAKAVRPDAIVGTGRSDYANQVNNVLCFPFLFRGALDVHASAINEEMKAAAVKALAELAKEDVPDSVRKAYSGEEIKFGREYLIPKPFDPRVLLRVAPAVAQAAMDSGVARRPIKDMAKYIEHLEALQGRSKEIMRNLINKAKCDPKRVVFPEGDNEKILRAAQILLDEGIAKPILLGEETEIRARIEELDLDLNGVEIIDPNTFAERGKYIDELFAMRQRKGITRAEGKRQIKKNRNYFGAMMIHMGDADTLLSGIEHHYPDTIRPALEIIGKKEGLSKVHGAYMIVTKKQVVFFADTTVTIEPTAEELAETAILTAEKARHFDIEPKVAMLSFSNFGSTQHPLAIKVRKATSLVKEWAPHLSVDGEIQANVALDPELIASEYPFSDLKGDANVFIFPDLQSGNISYKLLNKLGEAEAVGPILMGMKQPIHVLQRGDDVADIVNMAAVAVVDAQGNN
- the thrC gene encoding threonine synthase, whose product is MQYLSTRGRVNGLSFKQAVMMGLADDGGLLLPAEIPRVNSGELEAWSRLAYPELAFQIISRYATDIPAADLKDLIDRSYATFTHPEVTPVVHRDGVYILELFHGPTLAFKDVALQFLGNLFEYLLRQNGEKMNIIGATSGDTGSAAIYGVRGKQNINIFILHPHGKVSPIQELQMTTVTDPNVFNLAIRGTFDDGQAIVKEIFGDVAFKQRHSLGAVNSINWARVLAQVVYYFYAWGRVHKDTSCKKINFSVPTGNFGDIFAGYIAKRMGLPIDQLILASNENNILSRFINHGDYSIGEVRPTPSPSMDIQKASNFERYLYYLLDGDSRALRKAMEDFNRDGKLEFSAEQLHSVQNEFAALTVDNEQTIATIGDFFRRTDYLLDPHTATGVHAAGKLGSGRYPTVCLATAHPAKFDQAVREATGREPQRPAGLAGIEQREQRCEIVDADTAVIKAYLAERAI
- a CDS encoding cupin domain-containing protein — translated: MNAKVLKLADVPKTGIPAGTKTSMQMLLSPDETPNFAMRCFTIEAGGSMPNHTNSVEHEKYVLSGTAEVSIGGERLQVNAGDVVFIPAGVPHWYRTLGDEPFRFLCLVPNQPDTIELVTD
- a CDS encoding ExbD/TolR family protein encodes the protein MMFSSRRGSEEPKVDMTPMVDVVFLLLIFFMISTTFVETPGIDVNLPKSSLEVTEKKPQEIKVFIDARGKIVIDEKQVSLKGLKERLKAMGAKTAETTFVLMADRDVRHGRVVEVMDAAKEAGFVQLAIATEKTSR
- a CDS encoding MotA/TolQ/ExbB proton channel family protein yields the protein MTEQTMFELFNKGGFLMWVLLGCSVLALAIFLMKLFWYRQIRGSGQILFRDVIDLVQKKKIDEALVVCQRTPSPLSRVVLAALRQSGRPREHIKTIASEVASREGVALESYLGLLSTIATISPLLGLLGTVLGMIQAFNVIATAGVSTPATLGGGISQALITTAAGMAVAIPVILAHRFLTGQMNRLVVEMQEFILRIVDLLGGGSDDVQQ
- a CDS encoding TlpA family protein disulfide reductase, whose protein sequence is MLRVMLVVCFLLAGLSPARAVSDPISFGDSFPEISLPVPAAQADRDYLGLPDGDHFTPSQVPGELLVIEMLNTHCPHCQMQTASYNELFKMIEADPKTRGRIHMLGLAVGNIPSEVEGFRRAFNVPFPVIPDPKFNFWRAIGGAATPFTIYVRQDRPGKPGVVAGTHLGLNTHYENLFYEFQDLAGTDLKTLRHQGARAKKVRSAIEPLLSPEDLEYRVRTAFIDFGGTLVAFRQLDLRSGRRVYMARMRRDNQVHTLFAEVTSRQSICDICHDVHFIYVFDKNARVVSFEPLQLTRWGNVNWNREEVEKMRKRLIGSVLTSPPVFDPQVDAVTAATMTSAIIFDSLGQGPELLDELREKGLWPVKEKP
- the arfB gene encoding alternative ribosome rescue aminoacyl-tRNA hydrolase ArfB, which translates into the protein MDCLEIKPGLRLPLHEITFSAITAGGPGGQHVNRSQTAIQLRFDIARSSLPERIRQRLRGLASGQVSNEGVLIITSRSHRSQEQNRREALERLRELVLKASEVRKKRRPTKPSKSAQKKRVDRKTRRGRTKALRGRVRE
- a CDS encoding HIT family protein is translated as MKQLWAPWRMSYINGDDKDATAGCIFCVRDSADEDGDRLILHRGEHAFIIMNKYPYSNGHLLVAPYRHTADLSELSDAEALEMHRLTVLARDALRSWGNPDGFNIGMNWGRVAGAGIEDHLHLHIVPRWNGDTNFMPVFSDVRVIPQHLQETYTLLAKAMASLT
- a CDS encoding haloacid dehalogenase type II, with protein sequence MTATLAFDVYGTLIDTAGVITVLKRLVGDRAAPLSQLWREKQLEYSFRRGLMQNYRDFPTCTAQALDYACTRLGVVLDGSDRELLLAGYRVLPAFPEVKPALTDLKAAGFRLFAFSNGCADDLQSLLAHADIGDCFEDVVSCDEIGSFKPNPAVYAHFLRRAGAHGGTSWLVSSNPFDVIGAISAGMNGAWVRRTPQAVFDPWEIQPTVTVTRLTELNPAIKKGAAA
- a CDS encoding metallophosphoesterase family protein; its protein translation is MTMIAGVLSDTHFSDLAEADAAIGELLAGCFADVDLVLHAGDLGPPEALFSFAPLPVLAVRGNTDAGHADLPPQRLLTLDGVRVGLVHGWGAAAGLDSRVIRHFDGQELDLLIFGHSHVPVCTRRNGLLLFNPGSLSRPRSSRGPTVGRLILDRGTVSGEILTP
- a CDS encoding (2Fe-2S)-binding protein, coding for MDQQDIIEGLKPVCLCRNVKKRVFLKHIATGMRTLEELRAATGAGSGPCGGKRCTPKILALLDETGGK
- a CDS encoding serine/threonine protein kinase, with the protein product MTVPKTTGHPFDALTPDFVMDAVESLGFTCDCRVMALNSYENRVYQVGLEDDAPLIVKFYRPQRWSDAQIGEEHAFCFELAEHELPVVAPWRDPAGQSLFHFGPFSFALFPRRGGHAPEFDNLDNLFILGRLLGRIHAIGAGRDFIHRPAIDLAHYGRESVELLSERFVPPEYRESWQALTGQLLQALEQALEEGGSCRWIRVHGDCHSGNMLWRDGAPHFVDFDDARSAPAVQDLWMLLSGDRTRQQQQLGKILEGYHQFCDFDLRELRLIEPLRTLRMLYHSAWLARRWDDPAFPRAFPWFNSMRFWGEQIVSLREQLAALQEEPLQLLV